One Homo sapiens chromosome 3, GRCh38.p14 Primary Assembly genomic window carries:
- the ACKR4 gene encoding atypical chemokine receptor 4 gives MALEQNQSTDYYYEENEMNGTYDYSQYELICIKEDVREFAKVFLPVFLTIVFVIGLAGNSMVVAIYAYYKKQRTKTDVYILNLAVADLLLLFTLPFWAVNAVHGWVLGKIMCKITSALYTLNFVSGMQFLACISIDRYVAVTKVPSQSGVGKPCWIICFCVWMAAILLSIPQLVFYTVNDNARCIPIFPRYLGTSMKALIQMLEICIGFVVPFLIMGVCYFITARTLMKMPNIKISRPLKVLLTVVIVFIVTQLPYNIVKFCRAIDIIYSLITSCNMSKRMDIAIQVTESIALFHSCLNPILYVFMGASFKNYVMKVAKKYGSWRRQRQSVEEFPFDSEGPTEPTSTFSI, from the coding sequence ATGGCTTTGGAACAGAACCAGTCAACAGATTATTAttatgaggaaaatgaaatgaatggcACTTATGACTACAGTCAATATGAACTGATCTGTATCAAAGAAGATGTCAGAGAATTTGCAAAAGTTTTCCTCCCTGTATTCCTCACAATAGTTTTCGTCATTGGACTTGCAGGCAATTCCATGGTAGTGGCAATTTATGCCTATTACAAGAAACAGAGAACCAAAACAGATGTGTACATCCTGAATTTGGCTGTAGCAGATTTACTCCTTCTATTCACTCTGCCTTTTTGGGCTGTTAATGCAGTTCATGGGTGGGTTTTAGGGaaaataatgtgcaaaataacttCAGCCTTGTACACACTAAACTTTGTCTCTGGAATGCAGTTTCTGGCTTGTATCAGCATAGACAGATATGTGGCAGTAACTAAAGTCCCCAGCCAATCAGGAGTGGGAAAACCATGCTGGATCATCTGTTTCTGTGTCTGGATGGCTGCCATCTTGCTGAGCATACCCCAGCTGGTTTTTTATACAGTAAATGACAATGCTAGGTGCATTCCCATTTTCCCCCGCTACCTAGGAACATCAATGAAAGCATTGATTCAAATGCTAGAGATCTGCATTGGATTTGTAGTACCCTTTCTTATTATGGGGGTGTGCTACTTTATCACAGCAAGGACACTCATGAAGATGCCAAACATTAAAATATCTCGACCCCTAAAAGTTCTGCTCACAGTCGTTATAGTTTTCATTGTCACTCAACTGCCTTATAACATTGTCAAGTTCTGCCGAGCCATAGACATCATCTACTCCCTGATCACCAGCTGCAACATGAGCAAACGCATGGACATCGCCATCCAAGTCACAGAAAGCATCGCACTCTTTCACAGCTGCCTCAACCCAATCCTTTATGTTTTTATGGGAGCATCTTTCAAAAACTACGTTATGAAAGTGGCCAAGAAATATGGGTCCTGGAGAAGACAGAGACAAAGTGTGGAGGAGTTTCCTTTTGATTCTGAGGGTCCTACAGAGCCAACCAGTACTTTTAGCATTTAA